From a single Thermodesulfovibrionales bacterium genomic region:
- the rapZ gene encoding RNase adapter RapZ has product MPKRQIVIVTGLSGSGKSVALRALEDGGYFCVDNFPLTLLPAFLKLLPEGSEIQRIGIGVDVREKDFLKEAKELISSLKKEVFIEIIFLEADPEVIKRRYRETRRPHPLGDDLDRAIEKEKKSLLVLRDMADRIQDTSNMSPHELRHWILTNFSKEEQRGPVVTLISFGYKYGIPQNIDMLFDVRFLPNPYFVPELSEKNGLQDEVRDFVLKSPETKELLNRLSNLLEYLIPQFIKEGKNYIVIAVGCTGGKHRSPVIVEELKKDIEKFPLKVSVIHRELT; this is encoded by the coding sequence GTGCCAAAGAGGCAAATAGTAATAGTAACAGGGCTCTCAGGTTCTGGAAAGAGTGTAGCCCTCAGGGCTCTGGAGGATGGAGGATATTTCTGTGTTGACAATTTTCCCCTCACCCTCCTTCCGGCATTTCTGAAACTCCTTCCTGAAGGTAGCGAGATCCAGAGAATAGGCATAGGAGTGGATGTGAGGGAAAAGGACTTTTTAAAAGAGGCAAAGGAACTTATATCTTCTTTGAAAAAAGAGGTCTTTATAGAGATAATATTTCTTGAGGCTGACCCTGAGGTTATAAAGCGGAGATACAGGGAGACAAGAAGACCCCATCCACTGGGAGATGACCTTGACAGAGCTATTGAAAAAGAAAAGAAAAGCCTGCTTGTACTCAGGGATATGGCAGACAGGATACAGGATACATCCAACATGTCTCCCCATGAATTAAGACACTGGATACTAACAAATTTTTCAAAGGAGGAACAGAGAGGACCTGTTGTGACCCTTATTTCCTTCGGTTACAAATACGGTATTCCCCAGAATATAGACATGCTCTTTGATGTAAGATTTCTCCCCAATCCTTATTTTGTACCCGAGCTGAGTGAAAAAAATGGTCTTCAGGATGAGGTACGGGATTTTGTTCTGAAAAGTCCTGAAACTAAAGAACTTCTTAATAGGCTGAGCAATCTGTTAGAATATCTTATCCCTCAGTTCATAAAAGAAGGAAAAAACTATATCGTTATAGCAGTTGGCTGCACGGGTGGAAAACACAGATCACCGGTAATTGTTGAGGAGCTCAAAAAGGATATAGAAAAATTTCCTCTAAAGGTCTCTGTTATACACAGGGAGCTTACATGA
- a CDS encoding cysteine desulfurase → MIYLDYNATTPVDPRVQEAMINALKEFGNPSSSHLFGRRAKFIIDQARTNVAKLIGAKQGEIIFTSGGTESNNLAIIGTALRFGRGHIVSSSIEHPSVLNPLRYLESLGFTVTYLPVNPKGMVEPDDVVNAIRKDTILVTIMHANNETGVIQPISEIGKIVKEKGILFHTDAAQTIGKINTSVEELNVSMLTIASHKFYGPKGVGALYIRQGVEIKPILHGAGHEMGLRPGTENITGIAGLGKAAEIATAELPAWKSRIQNITEKLLDLLLSIEGINLNGHRNFRLPNTINISISGIEGDDLVSRLSDRVAISAGAACHAGKKKPSHVLKAMGLTDEQAISSVRITTGKDTSEDEIVQAFEIIKYEINRLRNS, encoded by the coding sequence ATGATATATTTAGACTATAATGCCACAACACCGGTTGACCCGAGAGTGCAGGAGGCTATGATCAATGCCCTCAAGGAATTCGGTAATCCGTCAAGCTCACATCTCTTTGGAAGGAGGGCAAAATTTATTATTGATCAGGCAAGGACAAATGTCGCAAAGCTTATAGGTGCAAAACAAGGGGAGATAATTTTTACATCAGGAGGAACTGAATCAAATAATCTTGCAATAATCGGTACAGCCCTGAGATTTGGCAGGGGTCATATAGTAAGCTCCAGCATAGAACATCCCTCTGTGCTCAATCCTCTGAGATACCTTGAATCCCTGGGATTCACTGTTACCTATCTTCCTGTAAACCCAAAAGGAATGGTAGAACCAGATGATGTGGTTAATGCAATCAGAAAGGATACCATACTTGTAACCATAATGCATGCAAATAATGAAACAGGTGTAATACAGCCCATATCGGAAATCGGAAAGATAGTAAAAGAAAAGGGTATACTTTTTCACACAGATGCAGCCCAGACCATCGGTAAGATTAATACCTCTGTAGAAGAGCTTAATGTATCAATGCTCACCATAGCATCACATAAATTCTACGGTCCAAAGGGTGTAGGTGCCCTCTATATAAGACAGGGTGTTGAAATAAAACCAATCCTACACGGTGCAGGTCATGAAATGGGTCTGAGACCCGGAACAGAAAATATCACTGGTATTGCAGGCCTAGGCAAAGCAGCTGAAATTGCTACCGCTGAACTGCCTGCATGGAAAAGCAGGATTCAGAATATTACAGAAAAACTGCTTGACCTCCTACTTTCAATAGAGGGTATAAACCTGAATGGACACAGAAACTTCAGACTTCCCAACACAATAAATATATCTATTTCTGGAATAGAAGGTGATGACCTTGTTTCGAGATTATCTGACAGGGTGGCTATATCAGCAGGTGCTGCCTGCCATGCAGGAAAAAAGAAACCGAGCCATGTCCTCAAGGCAATGGGACTTACAGATGAACAGGCGATCTCTTCAGTAAGAATAACTACAGGAAAAGATACATCGGAAGACGAAATAGTCCAGGCCTTTGAGATCATTAAATACGAAATAAACAGACTTAGGAACTCATGA
- the hypE gene encoding hydrogenase expression/formation protein HypE yields the protein MSEKILLGHGSGGKLMHELLRKYFLPLFSIKEATDAAVLEKINGRLAFTTDSYVVTPLFFPGGDIGDLAVNGTVNDLAMMGAIPLYLTAGFIIEEGFPVEDLKKILSSMSRAAESAGIKIVAGDTKVVEKGKADGLFINTSGVGIVPDGIEIGPKYIKPGDRVIISGPVGNHGISIISKRNGLSFDPPLHSDTKPLAPLVKRLINESINIHAMRDPTRGGLATTLKEIALETGLSIEIEEGKIPVLPQVKGACDILGLDPLYVANEGVMVIFVQEEDAEMTLNILKNSGEYLASIIGTVKDKPPGTVLLKTEIGGTRLIDMLSGEQLPRIC from the coding sequence ATGTCTGAAAAGATACTCCTGGGTCATGGAAGCGGTGGAAAGCTCATGCATGAGCTCCTGAGGAAATATTTTCTTCCTCTTTTTTCCATAAAAGAAGCCACTGATGCTGCTGTCCTTGAGAAGATAAATGGAAGGCTTGCCTTTACCACAGATTCCTATGTTGTGACACCTTTATTCTTTCCTGGTGGTGATATCGGAGACCTTGCTGTGAACGGCACAGTGAATGACCTCGCTATGATGGGAGCAATACCACTTTATTTAACAGCAGGATTTATAATTGAAGAAGGATTTCCTGTTGAAGATCTCAAAAAAATACTTTCATCCATGTCGAGGGCTGCTGAGAGTGCTGGTATCAAGATAGTGGCAGGTGATACAAAGGTTGTTGAAAAAGGAAAGGCAGACGGACTTTTTATTAATACCTCCGGGGTGGGAATAGTACCTGATGGCATAGAGATAGGTCCAAAATATATAAAGCCAGGTGACAGGGTGATAATAAGCGGGCCGGTCGGAAATCATGGTATAAGTATAATCTCAAAAAGAAATGGCCTCTCCTTTGATCCTCCTCTTCATAGTGATACAAAACCTCTTGCTCCTTTAGTAAAAAGACTTATAAATGAATCCATTAATATACATGCCATGCGTGATCCTACAAGAGGTGGACTTGCAACAACCCTTAAAGAAATCGCTCTTGAAACAGGTCTATCCATCGAGATAGAAGAAGGTAAAATACCTGTTCTTCCACAGGTGAAGGGTGCATGTGATATACTCGGTCTTGACCCCCTTTATGTGGCAAATGAAGGCGTAATGGTTATATTTGTTCAAGAAGAGGATGCAGAGATGACATTAAATATTTTAAAAAATTCCGGTGAATACCTTGCATCAATAATCGGTACTGTAAAAGATAAACCGCCTGGAACTGTGCTCCTTAAAACAGAGATAGGCGGTACAAGGCTAATAGACATGCTTTCTGGAGAACAGCTTCCAAGGATATGCTGA
- a CDS encoding isoprenylcysteine carboxylmethyltransferase family protein, translating to MLNFSDLVALLTIMVWPVVPLFWIPVHGLSKIFKRIGLITYILPLLLWPPLAFFIYLNKDYLLSLRIKIPEALIITGILLTALGTLLHLWTGKLLGLKGLIGIPEVSEKVKGRLVTEGPFSIVRHPTYIAHTVMFTGIFLFTGNLAVGILTLLDFLIVNLIIIPLEEKELKERFGEEFRSYSERVRNRFFPFTCRKYK from the coding sequence ATGCTGAATTTTTCTGACCTTGTTGCACTCCTGACAATCATGGTCTGGCCCGTTGTACCCCTCTTCTGGATTCCTGTTCACGGTCTATCAAAGATCTTTAAAAGAATCGGTCTCATAACCTATATACTGCCACTTTTGCTCTGGCCACCTCTTGCCTTTTTTATTTATCTAAATAAAGATTATCTTCTCAGCCTGAGGATTAAAATACCTGAGGCGCTAATTATCACAGGAATATTATTAACAGCCCTTGGAACCCTTCTACATCTATGGACAGGTAAACTCCTCGGGCTCAAGGGACTCATAGGTATTCCAGAGGTATCAGAGAAGGTAAAAGGGAGACTTGTCACAGAAGGACCATTTTCAATTGTCAGACATCCTACCTACATTGCCCATACAGTCATGTTTACAGGAATATTTTTATTCACAGGAAATCTTGCTGTTGGAATCCTCACACTCCTTGATTTTCTTATCGTAAACCTTATTATCATTCCACTTGAGGAGAAGGAATTAAAAGAGAGATTTGGTGAAGAATTCAGAAGTTATTCAGAAAGGGTTAGAAACAGGTTTTTTCCATTCACTTGTAGAAAGTATAAATAA
- a CDS encoding SagB/ThcOx family dehydrogenase: MNKRMVIILALIAIAGYFYGLSPAQEKDLNYEKIKLPLPKQDGNISVERALLERRSIRDLKDDPLTINEISQLLWAAQGITDPEGFRTAPSAGALYPLEVYVVIFNVREITKGVYKYNPVRHELRRVKSGDFKKELILAASGQYWVGKGSAVIVLSAVYERTTKKYGERGKRYVHMEAGHASQNIYLQAQSLNLGTVAIGAFIDEAVKKVLNMPDEEHPLYLMPVGRRR, translated from the coding sequence ATGAATAAAAGAATGGTAATAATTTTGGCCCTTATCGCCATTGCAGGATATTTTTACGGCTTATCACCTGCTCAGGAAAAAGATTTAAATTATGAGAAGATAAAACTTCCATTACCGAAACAGGATGGTAATATCTCTGTAGAAAGAGCCCTGCTTGAGAGAAGATCTATTAGAGATCTTAAAGATGATCCATTAACAATTAATGAGATCTCCCAGTTACTCTGGGCAGCTCAGGGAATAACTGATCCCGAAGGGTTCAGGACCGCACCATCAGCCGGTGCGCTTTATCCCCTTGAGGTTTATGTGGTTATTTTCAATGTTAGAGAGATTACAAAAGGGGTTTACAAGTACAATCCTGTCAGACATGAACTCAGAAGGGTTAAATCTGGTGATTTTAAAAAAGAGCTTATCCTTGCTGCTTCAGGACAGTACTGGGTCGGTAAGGGCTCTGCTGTTATTGTACTTTCTGCTGTTTATGAACGGACAACAAAAAAATATGGAGAAAGAGGTAAAAGGTATGTTCATATGGAAGCAGGTCATGCATCGCAGAATATCTATCTGCAGGCACAGTCTCTGAATCTTGGAACAGTTGCGATTGGTGCTTTCATTGATGAGGCAGTAAAAAAGGTTTTGAATATGCCCGATGAAGAACATCCTCTTTATCTCATGCCTGTAGGAAGGAGAAGATAA
- a CDS encoding cold shock domain-containing protein: MPYEGKVKWFNEAKGFGFIQQDNGPDVFVHYTSIKGNGFRTLAEGQRVQFDIEEGERGPKAINVVKL; encoded by the coding sequence ATGCCGTACGAAGGAAAGGTGAAGTGGTTTAATGAAGCGAAGGGCTTCGGATTTATCCAGCAGGATAATGGACCCGATGTCTTCGTTCATTACACCTCCATCAAGGGAAATGGTTTCAGGACACTTGCAGAAGGTCAGCGCGTACAGTTTGATATTGAAGAAGGTGAACGCGGTCCAAAGGCGATCAATGTAGTAAAGCTTTAA
- a CDS encoding 16S rRNA (uracil(1498)-N(3))-methyltransferase produces MARLIIPTNEISSGKEIRISGQDAHYLINVLRLNKGEGFQILDGRGKLHTAEIISTKKKEVVARIISTEKSSTESSLFLVLVQAILKSEKMDLVIQKATELGVKEIYPVITSRTIVRSTEKHKRWLRIAQESVRQCGRTEIPVVHEPVLFEEFFKQFDRSERHRGFIFYEGAERGLKEFAVKTCYEGREQQFKLFCITGPEGGFSEKEVELAISYGFIPAGLGPRILRAETASIVALSLMQFVYGDLG; encoded by the coding sequence ATGGCCCGCCTAATAATACCTACCAATGAAATATCCTCAGGGAAAGAGATAAGAATTTCAGGACAGGACGCCCATTACCTTATTAATGTATTGAGACTCAATAAAGGGGAAGGCTTTCAGATACTGGATGGTAGAGGTAAACTTCACACAGCAGAGATAATCTCAACAAAGAAAAAAGAGGTTGTAGCAAGAATTATCTCCACAGAAAAAAGCAGTACGGAGTCATCCCTTTTCCTCGTACTTGTACAGGCAATACTGAAGTCAGAGAAGATGGACCTTGTCATCCAGAAGGCAACAGAACTTGGCGTTAAAGAGATTTATCCGGTAATAACCTCAAGGACTATTGTCAGAAGCACGGAGAAACACAAAAGATGGCTCAGGATTGCTCAGGAGTCAGTGCGGCAGTGTGGAAGAACCGAGATTCCAGTTGTGCATGAACCGGTTCTCTTTGAAGAATTCTTTAAACAATTTGACAGATCTGAAAGACATAGAGGTTTTATTTTCTATGAGGGTGCCGAAAGGGGACTGAAAGAATTTGCAGTCAAAACATGTTATGAAGGTAGAGAACAACAATTCAAACTCTTCTGCATAACAGGTCCTGAAGGTGGTTTTTCTGAAAAAGAGGTAGAACTGGCTATTTCTTATGGTTTTATTCCAGCGGGACTCGGACCCCGGATACTCAGGGCAGAAACTGCTTCAATAGTGGCATTGAGCCTTATGCAGTTTGTTTATGGTGATCTTGGTTGA
- a CDS encoding amidohydrolase family protein produces the protein MERVDYIVHGEYIVTADSALTVLRNGAVAVKDGIILDTGPYNEISKNYYSANVIGNSYSLVMPGLINTHTHAPMVYFRGLADDLPLKEWLENHIWPAEAKWLSREFVSDATELACLEMLKAGVICFNDMYFFSDATAEAAKRMGMRAVIGLGILDFPTPGGKGPDDYLKRAEDFILKWKDDEYIRPAVAPHAIYTCSKETLIRSKILAARYKVPLHIHLSETEWEVKESLKNFNKRPVEYLNSIEFLDSSVIAAHAVWLDEREIDLMAESGASVSHCIESNLKLASGIAPLPLMIKKGVKVTSGTDGAASNNDLDVLSEISLAAKLHKAIASDPTVLDARTALLMATRWAAEATGLGGLTGSIEKGKKADLIICNLDKPHLTPVYDIYSHIVYTMKSSDVETVMIDGKIVINQRELKTGDEREILRKARIWQERIKGS, from the coding sequence ATGGAAAGGGTTGATTATATAGTCCATGGAGAATACATAGTTACGGCAGACAGTGCGCTTACAGTGTTAAGAAATGGTGCTGTTGCGGTAAAGGATGGCATCATTTTGGATACAGGCCCGTATAATGAAATCTCAAAGAATTATTATTCAGCAAATGTCATCGGTAATTCGTACAGCCTTGTAATGCCAGGACTTATAAATACCCATACCCATGCTCCAATGGTTTATTTCAGAGGACTTGCAGATGACCTGCCATTAAAGGAGTGGCTTGAAAATCACATATGGCCTGCTGAGGCAAAATGGCTTAGCAGAGAATTCGTAAGTGATGCCACTGAACTTGCCTGTCTCGAAATGCTCAAGGCAGGAGTTATATGCTTTAACGATATGTACTTCTTCTCTGATGCTACAGCAGAGGCAGCAAAAAGGATGGGAATGAGGGCAGTCATAGGCCTCGGAATTTTAGATTTTCCCACTCCAGGTGGTAAGGGACCTGATGACTATCTTAAAAGGGCAGAGGATTTTATACTTAAATGGAAGGACGATGAATATATAAGACCTGCAGTTGCACCCCATGCAATATACACCTGCAGCAAAGAAACTCTTATCAGGTCAAAGATTCTTGCAGCAAGATATAAGGTGCCACTTCACATTCATCTGTCAGAGACAGAATGGGAAGTAAAGGAGTCCTTAAAAAATTTCAATAAGAGACCCGTGGAATATCTCAATTCAATAGAATTTCTTGATAGCTCTGTGATTGCAGCTCATGCCGTGTGGCTCGATGAAAGAGAAATAGATCTAATGGCTGAAAGCGGTGCTTCTGTTTCTCACTGTATTGAGAGCAATCTGAAACTCGCCTCAGGCATAGCACCTCTACCACTGATGATTAAAAAGGGCGTGAAGGTAACCTCAGGCACTGACGGTGCAGCAAGCAATAATGACCTTGATGTCCTGAGTGAAATATCTCTGGCAGCAAAGCTCCATAAGGCAATAGCTTCTGACCCGACTGTTCTTGATGCCAGAACTGCTTTACTGATGGCAACAAGATGGGCTGCTGAAGCAACAGGACTGGGCGGATTGACCGGAAGTATTGAAAAGGGCAAAAAGGCAGATCTAATAATATGCAATCTCGATAAACCCCATCTTACTCCAGTATATGATATCTATTCCCATATTGTATATACCATGAAGTCTTCTGATGTTGAGACTGTTATGATTGATGGCAAAATAGTAATAAATCAGAGAGAGCTGAAGACCGGAGATGAAAGGGAGATACTCAGAAAAGCAAGAATATGGCAGGAAAGGATAAAGGGCAGTTAA
- the recR gene encoding recombination mediator RecR — MSRGIIENLIEELTKLPGIGRKTAQRLAFYILSMPAEEAKAIGKAIIEVKEKARFCSQCFNITDSELCEICSNPSRDRKRICVVEEPSNIAVIERTGVFKGLYHVLLGNISPLDGGNMNSVKLRELLERVSLGVDEVIIATNPNTRGELTAQYIRELLKPYGVKVTRIAYGLPMGSDIEFADEVTLGKALEGRREI, encoded by the coding sequence ATGAGCAGGGGTATAATAGAGAATCTTATAGAGGAACTTACAAAACTTCCAGGTATTGGAAGAAAGACTGCCCAGAGACTTGCCTTTTATATACTCAGCATGCCTGCTGAGGAGGCAAAGGCCATAGGAAAGGCTATTATAGAGGTAAAGGAAAAGGCAAGATTCTGCAGCCAGTGTTTTAATATAACTGATTCAGAGCTCTGCGAAATATGCAGTAACCCTTCAAGAGACAGAAAAAGGATATGTGTTGTTGAAGAGCCAAGCAATATAGCTGTTATTGAGCGAACAGGAGTATTCAAGGGGCTCTATCATGTCCTTCTTGGTAATATATCTCCCCTTGATGGTGGAAATATGAATAGTGTGAAACTCAGGGAACTTCTTGAGAGGGTATCTCTGGGAGTGGATGAGGTAATAATTGCGACCAACCCAAATACAAGAGGTGAACTAACAGCACAGTATATAAGGGAACTTCTGAAGCCCTATGGGGTGAAGGTTACGAGAATAGCCTACGGATTGCCGATGGGAAGTGATATTGAGTTTGCTGACGAGGTTACCCTTGGAAAGGCACTGGAGGGAAGAAGGGAGATTTAA
- a CDS encoding YbaB/EbfC family nucleoid-associated protein, with protein sequence MSKRIIGDLVKEVQRIQSEMLRVQEEAKKKTVEASAGGGMVIATANGAGEIVSIKIERDVVNPDDLEMLQDMIVAAVNEALRRAQEMVQEEMTKLTGGLNIPNLGALGNLFGK encoded by the coding sequence ATGTCAAAAAGGATTATAGGAGATCTGGTGAAAGAGGTCCAGAGGATTCAGTCTGAGATGCTTCGAGTTCAGGAAGAGGCGAAGAAAAAGACCGTTGAGGCATCTGCCGGTGGCGGTATGGTCATTGCCACTGCAAATGGAGCTGGAGAGATTGTTTCCATAAAGATTGAAAGGGATGTGGTCAATCCTGATGATTTGGAGATGCTTCAGGATATGATTGTTGCTGCAGTAAATGAGGCACTGAGAAGGGCTCAGGAGATGGTTCAGGAAGAGATGACCAAGCTTACAGGCGGACTCAATATACCCAATCTTGGTGCACTGGGAAATCTTTTTGGAAAATGA
- the dnaX gene encoding DNA polymerase III subunit gamma/tau: protein MSYLVLARKWRPQIFDDLVGQAHIIKILKNAILQNKIAHAYVFSGPRGVGKTSTARILARSLNCVEGPTPAPCGRCEFCNGIRDGSSMDVIEIDGASNNSVDDIREIRERVRYAPSVSGKYKVYIIDEAHMLSESAFNALLKTIEEPPAHTIFVLATTAYRKIPTTVLSRCQHLAFRRIPRDVIMERLRYICNIENIKISDDALEIIARAADGSMRDSLTILDQVSSFADEITADDVAQLLGVSDSVMVSEIARAIFDGDQRRIISLIGEASERGSDLRTLYKDIIVFLRDMFVLKVFERAGMKDQKNYFELSRNEIEEMKRLLPSVTEEELVLMINELLKGENDVRNAIFPRIALEVNLLRVSLFKEFSSVRDLIGKLKTLKPETSAFSGQTFYSDGDKEKKTFEKTSEPVESAEPAGTIEKNFSFEKFLKFIDEKNHVLASKLMHADIEIKNNMIHFKFNGGHAFLAELIEAERDFISKALEEFSGRVWKINISASEKTKTSDMNNFKKEVLSRPEVREIMELFEGSVIDIRENRI, encoded by the coding sequence ATGTCATATCTGGTTCTTGCTAGGAAATGGAGACCACAGATATTTGATGACCTTGTTGGTCAGGCTCATATTATAAAGATATTAAAAAATGCAATCCTGCAGAATAAGATCGCCCATGCCTATGTCTTTTCAGGTCCAAGAGGTGTTGGCAAGACTTCAACTGCAAGGATTCTAGCCAGATCTCTTAATTGTGTGGAAGGACCAACTCCAGCGCCGTGTGGAAGGTGTGAGTTCTGCAACGGGATAAGAGACGGTTCTTCAATGGATGTTATAGAAATTGATGGTGCATCAAATAATAGTGTTGATGATATAAGAGAGATAAGAGAACGGGTAAGATATGCACCATCTGTTTCTGGAAAGTATAAGGTCTATATCATAGATGAGGCTCATATGCTCAGTGAGTCTGCCTTTAATGCCCTTCTGAAGACTATTGAGGAGCCTCCTGCTCACACGATTTTTGTCCTTGCAACCACCGCCTACAGAAAGATCCCCACCACGGTGCTCAGTAGATGCCAGCATCTTGCCTTCAGAAGGATTCCGAGAGATGTAATTATGGAAAGACTCAGATATATATGCAATATTGAAAATATAAAAATATCCGATGATGCCCTGGAGATTATTGCCCGTGCTGCTGATGGAAGTATGAGGGATTCACTGACCATACTTGATCAGGTCTCATCATTTGCTGATGAGATTACCGCAGATGATGTGGCTCAGCTACTAGGTGTGAGCGATTCAGTAATGGTCTCAGAGATTGCCCGGGCAATATTTGATGGAGATCAGAGGAGGATTATTTCTCTCATAGGTGAGGCGTCTGAGAGAGGTTCGGATCTCAGGACACTTTATAAGGATATCATAGTATTTTTAAGGGATATGTTTGTACTGAAGGTATTTGAAAGGGCCGGCATGAAAGACCAGAAGAATTATTTTGAGCTCTCCAGGAATGAGATTGAAGAGATGAAGAGATTACTGCCCAGTGTAACAGAAGAGGAACTTGTACTCATGATAAATGAACTCCTTAAAGGTGAAAATGATGTGAGAAATGCCATCTTTCCAAGGATTGCTCTGGAGGTTAATCTGCTCAGGGTGAGTTTATTTAAAGAGTTCAGCTCTGTAAGGGATCTTATAGGTAAACTCAAGACCTTGAAACCAGAGACTTCTGCTTTTTCAGGACAAACATTTTATTCTGACGGAGATAAAGAAAAAAAAACATTTGAAAAAACTTCAGAGCCTGTAGAGTCCGCCGAACCCGCTGGTACAATAGAAAAGAATTTTTCATTTGAAAAATTTCTGAAATTTATTGACGAGAAGAATCATGTCCTTGCATCAAAACTCATGCATGCAGATATAGAGATAAAAAACAATATGATTCATTTTAAGTTCAACGGTGGTCATGCATTTCTCGCAGAGCTCATTGAAGCAGAAAGGGATTTTATCAGCAAGGCTCTTGAAGAATTTTCAGGAAGAGTCTGGAAGATAAATATAAGTGCTTCGGAAAAGACAAAGACCTCCGATATGAATAATTTTAAAAAAGAGGTTCTTTCAAGACCTGAGGTCAGAGAGATAATGGAGCTCTTTGAAGGTTCTGTTATTGATATAAGGGAGAACAGGATTTAA
- the nrfD gene encoding polysulfide reductase NrfD, translated as MFEKALEGSKRYWIWLIILAAISGIGTLYYLKQLQYGLGLTGLSRDVSWGLYIGQFTFLVGVAASAVMVVLPYYLHNYKVFGKITILGEFLAIPSVIMCLLFIFVDMGQPMRILNVLLHPTPNSILFWDSVVLSGYLFLNLLVGWTVLHAEKKEIPPPKWIKPFIYLAIIWAPSIHTVTAFIYAGLPGRHFWLTAIMAARFLASAFSSGPALLIILAMIIRRFTKFDPGREAIQALGKIVTYFMLTNVFFLGLELFTAFYSGIPGHKHPFQYLFVGLEGHGRLVPLMWMSVILAILSLVLLLNPATRKNERTLAVAAAAVFISLWIEKGFGLVVGGFVPNPFERVFEYWPTAPETIITLGVWSTGLLILTLLYKIATTVKVEVGESAPH; from the coding sequence ATGTTTGAGAAGGCCCTTGAAGGAAGTAAAAGATACTGGATCTGGCTTATCATACTTGCAGCTATTTCGGGGATTGGCACCCTTTATTATCTTAAACAGCTTCAGTACGGATTGGGACTTACTGGTTTAAGCAGAGATGTATCATGGGGTCTCTATATAGGTCAGTTCACCTTCCTTGTAGGAGTTGCAGCTTCAGCTGTTATGGTGGTGCTTCCCTATTATCTTCATAACTATAAGGTCTTTGGTAAGATAACCATTCTTGGAGAGTTTCTAGCAATCCCATCAGTTATAATGTGCCTTCTTTTTATCTTCGTTGACATGGGCCAGCCAATGAGGATACTAAATGTCCTTCTTCATCCAACACCAAATTCCATACTTTTCTGGGACTCTGTAGTTCTCAGTGGTTATCTATTTTTAAACCTGCTTGTGGGCTGGACAGTCCTTCATGCTGAAAAGAAAGAGATTCCACCTCCAAAATGGATCAAACCTTTTATCTATCTTGCCATTATATGGGCACCCTCAATCCATACAGTCACGGCTTTCATTTACGCAGGGCTACCGGGAAGGCATTTCTGGCTTACTGCTATAATGGCAGCCAGGTTCCTGGCGTCAGCCTTCTCATCAGGACCAGCCTTATTAATAATCCTTGCTATGATTATTAGGAGATTTACGAAATTTGACCCCGGCAGAGAGGCAATTCAGGCTCTTGGAAAGATAGTCACATACTTCATGCTTACAAATGTATTCTTCTTGGGGCTTGAGCTCTTTACAGCCTTTTACAGTGGAATACCCGGTCATAAACATCCTTTCCAGTACCTATTTGTAGGGCTTGAGGGTCATGGAAGGCTTGTTCCTCTTATGTGGATGTCTGTGATACTGGCTATTTTATCACTTGTATTACTTCTCAATCCTGCAACAAGGAAAAATGAAAGAACCCTTGCAGTGGCAGCTGCAGCAGTATTTATATCCCTGTGGATAGAAAAGGGCTTTGGTCTTGTTGTTGGAGGGTTTGTGCCAAATCCTTTTGAGAGAGTTTTTGAATACTGGCCAACAGCACCCGAGACAATAATTACCTTAGGTGTATGGTCCACAGGACTTCTGATACTAACACTTTTATACAAAATAGCAACAACGGTAAAGGTGGAGGTTGGAGAATCAGCACCTCACTGA